A part of Amycolatopsis lurida genomic DNA contains:
- a CDS encoding GntR family transcriptional regulator has translation MVTFHLDKGSGVATYVQLVQQVKNALRLGLLEPGDRLPTAKEVVAELAINPNTVLKAYRELEREGLVEGKPGLGTFVQKTLGGASFAEHTRLRKSLGAWVRDARESGLDQEDVEALFTSVMVDGFRGERTA, from the coding sequence GTGGTCACCTTCCATCTGGACAAAGGCTCGGGCGTCGCGACGTACGTCCAGCTCGTCCAGCAGGTCAAGAACGCCCTCCGCCTGGGGTTGCTGGAGCCGGGGGACCGGCTGCCGACGGCGAAGGAAGTGGTCGCCGAGCTGGCGATCAATCCCAACACCGTCCTCAAGGCCTATCGCGAGCTGGAGCGTGAAGGGCTCGTCGAGGGGAAGCCGGGCCTCGGCACCTTCGTCCAGAAGACTCTCGGAGGCGCTTCGTTCGCGGAGCACACCCGCTTGCGGAAGAGCCTCGGAGCGTGGGTCCGCGACGCGCGCGAATCGGGGCTTGATCAGGAAGACGTCGAGGCGCTGTTCACCTCGGTGATGGTCGATGGCTTTCGAGGGGAGCGGACGGCATGA
- a CDS encoding AfsR/SARP family transcriptional regulator, with protein sequence MEFRVLGAVEAWAGGVPVDLGSPKQRLVLAVLLLEAGKPVPRDRIIDLLWPEEPPASARNTVQALVSRLRAVFRGAGGPEIVSEGTRYLLKVDPRQVDLHRFTELTAQARDADDETAVELWDEALGLWRGEALSDVVSGEVAQRLRGGMNEARWTALEDRAEAQLRLGRGRQVLAELTELVAAHPLRQRFVGQLMLALHREGRTDDALEAFRALRDRLGTELGLDPSPELRRLEAAILAADPALEPATRPEPVRPAQLPHDVRGFAGRAAELRRLDEATRHPGEGTDIWVISGTAGVGKTALAVRWAHRVRDAFPDGQLYLDLRGFDPDHEPLTPAVALTQLLQALGTAPKAIPPDTDTRAALLRSLLADRRVLLVLDNVRDSGQVLPLLPPSGTVLVTSRQRLGDLIARTGARALPLSVLPAEDARHLLEAVLGSETVAAEAVAAAELARLCGHLPLALRIAAANLGASGEPEIAELARELAGGDPLAELTVDGAEESAVTTAFGVSYRALPEEHRELFRRLALVPGQTFTAPAAQALTGVPHSKANQQLKALAAAHLVERYTPGRYRFHDLLRSFAAGRTLSEDSKAERDAAERRLFESYLGTADAAGRALIPHFLRLPRDEPADNPFADTEEALAWLDAEWPNLAAAVEHSAEHGPPEFSWHLADALRAFFHQRGHHAEWIDTASTALKAARRSGAGQAQAAMHLSIALACVNSGRYDEAREHLTSALRGDLLDGWDAGRAAVLNNLSAVHQRLGDPQEAIRCGLESLRLCEELNMPAVSMALANLGFPYWQTGQLDEALANFTRALAVSERDGARFSVAVLLVDLGNVHRDLGLLDDAYDFYSRALAANRELGYTYGEATALSGRAVLESRRDPSEQNRADALEAVELTRKIGDRGTEAWTLVGLGEVCLRLGLPEEAAEHYRLALSIARTTSFFWCEAAARTGLAETLLKLGKHAEARTHGELAQELASRSGYRLVEERAKLILDEL encoded by the coding sequence GTGGAGTTCCGCGTCCTCGGCGCCGTCGAGGCGTGGGCCGGTGGCGTTCCGGTCGATCTCGGCTCGCCCAAACAGCGGCTTGTGCTGGCGGTTCTGCTGCTGGAGGCGGGGAAGCCGGTGCCGCGCGACCGGATCATCGACCTGCTCTGGCCCGAAGAACCCCCTGCCAGCGCACGGAACACCGTTCAAGCGCTGGTGTCCAGGCTGCGTGCGGTGTTCCGCGGCGCGGGCGGGCCGGAGATCGTCTCCGAGGGGACCCGGTACCTGCTCAAGGTCGACCCGCGTCAGGTCGACCTGCACCGGTTCACCGAGCTGACCGCGCAGGCCCGTGACGCCGATGACGAGACCGCCGTGGAGCTTTGGGACGAGGCGCTCGGTCTGTGGCGTGGCGAAGCGTTGTCCGATGTGGTGAGCGGCGAGGTCGCGCAACGGCTCCGCGGCGGCATGAACGAGGCACGCTGGACCGCGCTCGAAGATCGCGCCGAAGCGCAGCTGCGGCTCGGCCGCGGCAGGCAGGTCCTCGCGGAGCTGACCGAGCTGGTCGCCGCGCACCCGTTGCGGCAGCGATTCGTCGGACAGCTCATGCTCGCGCTGCACCGCGAAGGCCGCACCGACGACGCTCTCGAGGCGTTCCGCGCTCTGCGGGACCGGCTCGGTACCGAGCTGGGCCTCGATCCCTCCCCCGAGCTGCGACGGCTGGAAGCCGCCATCCTCGCCGCCGATCCCGCGCTCGAACCCGCCACCAGGCCCGAGCCGGTCCGCCCGGCCCAGTTGCCGCACGACGTCCGGGGGTTCGCCGGACGCGCGGCCGAACTGCGACGGCTCGACGAGGCGACCCGGCACCCGGGCGAGGGCACCGACATCTGGGTCATCAGCGGCACCGCCGGGGTCGGCAAGACCGCGCTCGCGGTCCGCTGGGCCCACCGCGTCCGCGACGCGTTCCCCGACGGCCAGCTCTATCTGGACCTGCGCGGCTTCGACCCCGACCACGAACCGCTCACCCCGGCCGTCGCGCTCACCCAGCTCCTGCAGGCACTCGGCACCGCGCCCAAGGCCATCCCGCCGGACACCGACACGCGGGCCGCGTTGCTCCGTTCCCTCCTCGCCGACCGCCGGGTGCTGCTGGTACTCGACAACGTGCGCGACAGCGGCCAGGTGCTGCCGCTGCTGCCGCCTTCGGGCACCGTGCTGGTCACCAGTCGCCAACGGCTCGGTGACCTCATCGCCCGCACCGGCGCTCGTGCGCTTCCGCTGTCCGTGCTGCCCGCCGAAGACGCACGACATCTGCTGGAAGCCGTGCTGGGCAGCGAAACCGTCGCCGCCGAGGCCGTCGCGGCCGCGGAACTGGCGCGGCTGTGCGGGCACCTCCCGCTCGCTCTCCGGATCGCGGCGGCCAACCTCGGTGCCAGCGGCGAACCCGAGATCGCCGAACTCGCCCGCGAGCTCGCCGGTGGTGACCCGCTCGCGGAGCTGACCGTCGACGGAGCCGAGGAAAGTGCCGTGACCACGGCCTTCGGCGTCTCCTACCGGGCGCTTCCCGAGGAGCACCGCGAGCTGTTCCGCCGTCTCGCGCTGGTTCCCGGCCAGACGTTCACCGCTCCCGCCGCGCAGGCGCTGACCGGCGTTCCGCATTCGAAGGCGAACCAGCAGCTCAAAGCGCTCGCGGCGGCGCACCTGGTCGAGCGCTACACCCCGGGACGCTACCGGTTTCACGATCTCCTCCGCAGTTTCGCGGCGGGCCGCACGCTGTCGGAGGACTCGAAGGCCGAGCGTGACGCGGCCGAGAGACGGCTCTTCGAGAGCTACCTGGGCACCGCCGACGCCGCAGGGCGTGCCCTGATCCCCCACTTTCTCCGCCTGCCGCGCGACGAACCGGCGGACAACCCCTTCGCCGACACCGAAGAGGCGCTGGCCTGGCTGGACGCCGAATGGCCGAACCTCGCCGCCGCCGTCGAGCACAGCGCCGAACACGGCCCGCCCGAGTTCTCGTGGCATCTCGCCGACGCGCTCCGCGCCTTCTTCCACCAACGCGGGCATCACGCGGAATGGATCGACACGGCCTCGACCGCCCTCAAGGCCGCCCGCCGCAGCGGCGCGGGGCAGGCGCAGGCCGCGATGCACCTGAGCATCGCGCTGGCCTGCGTCAACAGCGGCCGCTACGACGAAGCCCGCGAACACCTGACCAGCGCCCTGCGCGGTGATCTCCTCGACGGCTGGGACGCCGGCCGCGCGGCCGTGCTCAACAATCTCAGCGCGGTGCACCAGCGTCTCGGCGACCCGCAGGAGGCGATCCGCTGCGGACTGGAATCCCTGCGGCTGTGCGAAGAACTGAACATGCCCGCCGTGTCGATGGCGCTGGCGAACCTCGGTTTCCCGTACTGGCAGACGGGCCAGCTCGACGAGGCGCTCGCCAACTTCACCCGCGCGCTCGCGGTCTCCGAACGGGACGGCGCCCGGTTCAGCGTCGCGGTGCTGCTGGTCGACCTCGGCAACGTGCACCGCGACCTCGGCCTCCTCGACGACGCCTACGACTTCTACAGCCGCGCGCTCGCGGCCAATCGCGAGCTGGGCTACACCTACGGCGAGGCGACGGCGCTGTCCGGCAGGGCCGTGCTCGAAAGCAGGCGGGATCCGAGCGAGCAGAACCGCGCGGACGCGCTCGAAGCCGTCGAACTCACCCGCAAGATCGGCGACCGGGGCACCGAAGCCTGGACGCTCGTCGGGCTCGGCGAGGTCTGCCTGCGGCTCGGCCTGCCCGAAGAGGCGGCCGAGCACTACCGGCTCGCGTTGTCCATCGCGCGAACGACCAGCTTCTTCTGGTGCGAGGCCGCCGCACGGACCGGGCTCGCGGAAACCCTGCTGAAACTGGGAAAGCACGCGGAAGCCCGGACGCACGGCGAGCTGGCACAAGAGCTCGCCTCCCGCTCCGGTTACCGGCTCGTCGAGGAACGCGCCAAGCTGATCCTGGACGAGCTTTAG
- a CDS encoding ABC transporter ATP-binding protein, producing MTDEPVIEATGLGKRYRRKWALRDCSLAVPKGRVVALVGPNGAGKTTFLHLAVGLLDATLGSVSVRGTAAFLAQDKPLYSGFSIAEMLKFGRRLNPGWDDEFALKRIDSLGLPLKHKVGKLSGGQRAQVALTLALAKRPDLLVLDEPLANLDPLARHEVMRGLMEAVAETGMTVLLSSHVVSDLENTCDWLIVLNGGRVQVSGDIDELVAGHRTFVGPVEEADALGRRVAIVDEARAGRQATVFARTEPVSLGPQWTERPANLEELVLAYLRRPESASLPRPTLASA from the coding sequence ATGACCGATGAACCCGTCATCGAGGCGACCGGACTCGGCAAGCGCTACCGCCGCAAGTGGGCGCTGCGCGACTGCTCCCTCGCCGTCCCGAAAGGCCGGGTCGTCGCCCTGGTCGGACCCAACGGCGCGGGTAAGACGACCTTCCTGCACCTGGCCGTCGGACTGCTCGACGCGACCCTCGGCTCGGTCTCGGTCCGGGGCACCGCCGCTTTCCTCGCGCAGGACAAGCCGTTGTACTCCGGCTTCAGCATCGCGGAGATGCTCAAGTTCGGCAGACGCCTGAACCCGGGATGGGACGACGAGTTCGCGCTCAAACGCATCGACTCGCTCGGGCTTCCCCTGAAGCACAAGGTCGGCAAGCTCTCCGGCGGGCAGCGCGCGCAGGTGGCGCTCACCCTCGCCCTCGCGAAACGCCCGGACCTCCTGGTGCTCGACGAGCCGCTCGCGAATCTCGACCCGCTGGCCCGCCACGAGGTCATGCGCGGCCTGATGGAGGCCGTCGCCGAAACCGGGATGACCGTCCTCCTCTCGTCTCACGTCGTCTCCGACCTGGAGAACACCTGCGACTGGCTGATCGTCCTCAACGGCGGCCGCGTCCAGGTCAGCGGCGACATCGACGAACTCGTCGCCGGACACCGGACCTTCGTCGGCCCCGTGGAGGAGGCCGACGCGCTGGGCAGACGCGTCGCGATCGTGGACGAGGCCAGGGCCGGCAGGCAGGCGACCGTTTTCGCCCGCACCGAACCGGTCTCGCTGGGTCCACAGTGGACCGAGCGGCCGGCGAACCTGGAGGAGCTGGTGCTCGCCTACCTGCGGCGGCCCGAATCCGCGAGCCTGCCTCGCCCGACACTGGCTTCGGCGTAA
- a CDS encoding sugar phosphate isomerase/epimerase family protein: MTATTPRIRIAAAPISWGVCEVPGWGRVLDAGTVLGEMAELGVRATELGPPGYLPRDPAALRGLLGGYELELVGGFLGVVLHETPEAALAAAEESAALFAACGGDVLVLAAATGLDGYDDRPKLSDTEWTTLVETSGEIGEIAARHGLRTVVHPHVGTHAETEEEVERFLADSPLPLCLDTGHLLIGGTDPVALAKRYPGRVGHLHLKDVRGELAEDVRAGRLPYAEAVGKGLYVPLGDGDVDIETMVTSVHEAGYDGWYVLEQDTALSEESPEDLSKRDVARSLAHLDGIVSRLPAAR, encoded by the coding sequence ATGACAGCCACGACACCCCGGATCCGCATCGCCGCCGCCCCGATCTCCTGGGGTGTCTGCGAAGTCCCCGGCTGGGGCCGCGTGCTCGACGCGGGCACCGTACTGGGCGAAATGGCGGAGCTGGGGGTGCGCGCCACCGAACTCGGCCCGCCCGGATACCTGCCGCGCGACCCGGCCGCGCTGCGCGGACTGCTCGGCGGATACGAGCTCGAACTCGTCGGCGGTTTCCTCGGCGTGGTACTGCACGAGACCCCCGAAGCCGCGCTGGCCGCGGCCGAGGAGTCCGCGGCGCTGTTCGCGGCCTGCGGGGGCGACGTGCTCGTGCTCGCCGCCGCCACCGGTCTCGACGGCTACGACGACCGGCCGAAGCTGAGCGACACCGAATGGACGACCCTCGTCGAAACCTCCGGCGAGATCGGGGAGATCGCCGCGCGTCACGGCCTGCGCACCGTGGTGCACCCGCACGTGGGGACACACGCGGAGACCGAGGAGGAGGTCGAGCGTTTCCTCGCCGATTCCCCTCTCCCGCTGTGCCTGGACACCGGGCATCTCCTGATCGGCGGGACCGATCCGGTCGCGCTGGCGAAGCGATACCCCGGACGGGTCGGGCATCTGCATCTCAAGGACGTGCGCGGCGAACTCGCCGAAGACGTCCGCGCCGGCAGGCTTCCCTATGCCGAAGCCGTGGGCAAAGGTCTGTATGTCCCCCTCGGGGACGGGGACGTCGACATCGAAACGATGGTCACGTCCGTCCACGAGGCGGGCTACGACGGTTGGTACGTGCTCGAACAGGACACCGCGCTGAGCGAGGAGAGCCCGGAGGATCTGTCGAAGCGGGATGTCGCCAGGAGCCTGGCGCATCTCGACGGAATCGTCAGCCGGCTCCCGGCTGCCAGGTAA
- a CDS encoding ABC transporter permease, producing MLWLTYRQQRMQLLITAGLLVAVGIVLLVNGNAAATSPNPAKLFADLYQYLSWLQVVPVAIGVFWGAPLVAAEFERGTTKLAWTQSISRFRWLGVKLGFLAVLATLGGLAFGAMMQRWVEVFPADRGDTGITSRFDNPVLFTMTGVAPGAWWLFGFVLGTAAGALIRKTLPAIAVTIAVSVGLMIGLSNVRDGYAQPELVQPGAEPLGRVVEMVRDAAGEITALKVLPADWYWRFQWTEAAILTGVSLLLAVAATFAIRRRS from the coding sequence ATGCTCTGGCTCACCTATCGTCAGCAGCGGATGCAGCTGCTGATCACCGCCGGTCTGCTCGTCGCCGTCGGGATCGTCCTGCTGGTCAACGGGAACGCCGCGGCGACCAGCCCGAACCCGGCGAAGCTCTTCGCGGATCTGTACCAGTACCTTTCCTGGCTCCAGGTCGTCCCCGTGGCGATCGGTGTCTTCTGGGGCGCGCCGCTGGTCGCGGCCGAATTCGAACGAGGTACCACGAAACTGGCCTGGACCCAGTCGATCTCGCGGTTCCGCTGGCTCGGCGTGAAACTGGGGTTCCTGGCCGTTCTCGCCACCCTCGGCGGGCTCGCGTTCGGCGCGATGATGCAGCGCTGGGTGGAGGTCTTCCCCGCCGATCGAGGCGACACCGGCATCACCAGCCGCTTCGACAACCCGGTCCTGTTCACGATGACGGGCGTCGCGCCGGGCGCGTGGTGGCTCTTCGGGTTCGTGCTCGGCACCGCGGCGGGCGCGCTCATCCGCAAGACCCTGCCCGCCATCGCCGTCACCATCGCGGTGTCGGTGGGCCTGATGATCGGCCTGAGCAACGTCCGTGACGGCTACGCGCAACCCGAACTCGTCCAGCCGGGCGCGGAACCCCTGGGCCGGGTGGTCGAAATGGTCAGGGACGCCGCCGGGGAGATCACCGCGCTCAAGGTCCTGCCCGCGGACTGGTACTGGCGCTTCCAGTGGACCGAAGCCGCGATCCTGACGGGCGTCTCCCTCCTGCTCGCCGTCGCCGCCACCTTCGCCATCCGGCGCCGTTCCTAG
- a CDS encoding Gfo/Idh/MocA family protein, protein MRLGLAGTGRIGTSHAETLKSFDEVSSVVVADVDAARAQAAAAKLGVEAAADIPSLFASSLDGLVIAAATDAHPELILQAVDAGIPVFCEKPVAADIPGTLAVIDKISGADVPVQIGFQRRFDAGYAAARAAVASGELGWLHTLRATTFDPAPPPAEYVAHSGGLFRDCGVHDFDVVRFVSGREVVEVYAVGANKGERFFVDAGDVDTAAATLTLDDGTLAVVSLTRYNGAGYDVRLEVLGSAGNAVVGLDDRVPLTSVEPGVQPLPGPAYPGFMERFRPAYVSELKAFLDVAAGRAPSPCGAADALEAFYIAEACEVSRRERRPVRVDEVRV, encoded by the coding sequence ATGAGGTTGGGACTCGCCGGCACCGGCCGGATCGGCACTTCGCACGCCGAGACCTTGAAGAGCTTCGACGAGGTTTCCTCCGTGGTCGTCGCCGACGTCGACGCCGCGCGTGCCCAGGCCGCCGCGGCGAAACTCGGCGTCGAAGCGGCGGCGGACATCCCCTCGCTGTTCGCGTCCTCTTTGGACGGACTGGTGATCGCCGCGGCGACGGACGCCCATCCGGAGCTGATCCTCCAGGCCGTGGACGCGGGTATCCCGGTGTTCTGCGAGAAGCCGGTCGCCGCCGACATCCCGGGAACGCTCGCGGTGATCGACAAGATCTCCGGTGCCGACGTGCCGGTGCAGATCGGTTTCCAGCGCAGGTTCGACGCCGGCTACGCCGCGGCCAGGGCGGCGGTGGCCTCGGGTGAACTCGGCTGGCTGCACACCTTGCGCGCGACCACGTTCGACCCGGCACCGCCGCCCGCCGAGTACGTCGCGCACTCCGGCGGCCTGTTCCGCGACTGCGGCGTGCACGACTTCGACGTCGTCCGGTTCGTGAGCGGCCGCGAGGTCGTCGAGGTCTACGCGGTCGGGGCCAACAAGGGCGAGCGGTTCTTCGTCGACGCCGGTGACGTCGACACCGCGGCCGCGACCCTGACGCTCGACGACGGGACGCTGGCGGTGGTTTCGCTGACGCGCTACAACGGCGCGGGCTACGACGTCCGGCTGGAAGTCCTCGGCTCGGCGGGCAACGCCGTGGTGGGCCTGGACGACCGCGTGCCGCTGACCTCGGTGGAACCCGGCGTCCAGCCGTTGCCCGGCCCGGCTTATCCCGGCTTCATGGAACGGTTCCGCCCCGCGTACGTCAGCGAACTGAAGGCGTTCCTCGACGTCGCCGCCGGTCGCGCGCCGAGCCCGTGCGGTGCGGCGGACGCGCTGGAGGCGTTCTACATCGCCGAGGCGTGCGAGGTCTCGCGCCGCGAACGCCGCCCGGTCCGCGTGGACGAGGTCCGCGTCTGA
- a CDS encoding sugar ABC transporter substrate-binding protein, whose amino-acid sequence MSHRLKKALVVVAGLLLLSACTGPKAEEKPAASSPGAATTQPGGPLRVAVISHGTAGDAFWNVVKNGAEEAGRQLDVQVEYNSDGDPGNQAKLIDNAVAQRVGGLVVSMANPEALKTSIENAVRAGIPVITINSGEDKSAGYGALTHVGQNETIAGEEAGKKFRELGKKKLLCVVHEAGNVGQAQRCDGAKTGFAGDVQTLQVDISNPTDAESRIRGAVQTDSSLDAVLTLNSQVAARAVSAIKAVGSQAQVGTFDLNTDVVGAIKAGDVVFAVDQQQYEQGYLPVQFLKLYRDNANVVGGGKPVLTGPDLVDKSTVDTVGQYVQRGTR is encoded by the coding sequence ATGTCCCATCGCTTGAAAAAGGCCTTGGTGGTCGTGGCGGGGCTGTTGCTCCTGTCCGCGTGCACCGGGCCGAAGGCCGAGGAGAAACCCGCTGCGTCGTCGCCGGGCGCGGCGACGACGCAACCCGGCGGGCCGCTGCGGGTCGCGGTCATCTCGCACGGCACGGCGGGCGACGCGTTCTGGAACGTGGTCAAGAACGGCGCCGAAGAGGCGGGCAGGCAGCTCGACGTCCAGGTCGAGTACAACTCCGACGGAGACCCCGGCAACCAGGCCAAGCTGATCGACAACGCGGTCGCCCAGCGGGTCGGCGGGCTGGTGGTGTCGATGGCGAACCCGGAGGCGCTCAAGACCTCGATCGAGAACGCGGTCCGCGCCGGGATCCCGGTCATCACGATCAATTCCGGAGAGGACAAGAGCGCGGGCTACGGCGCGCTCACCCACGTCGGGCAGAACGAGACCATCGCCGGCGAGGAAGCCGGGAAGAAGTTCCGTGAACTGGGTAAGAAGAAGCTGCTCTGCGTGGTCCATGAGGCCGGCAACGTCGGGCAGGCGCAGCGGTGCGACGGCGCCAAGACCGGCTTCGCGGGCGACGTGCAGACCCTGCAGGTCGACATCAGCAACCCCACCGACGCCGAATCCCGGATCAGGGGCGCGGTGCAGACCGACTCCTCCCTCGACGCCGTTCTGACGTTGAACTCCCAGGTCGCGGCCCGCGCGGTGAGCGCGATCAAGGCGGTCGGCTCGCAGGCCCAGGTCGGCACTTTCGACCTCAACACCGACGTGGTCGGCGCGATCAAGGCGGGCGACGTGGTCTTCGCGGTCGACCAGCAGCAGTACGAGCAGGGCTATCTCCCGGTGCAGTTCCTCAAGCTCTACCGGGACAACGCGAACGTCGTCGGCGGCGGGAAGCCGGTCCTCACCGGACCCGATCTGGTCGACAAATCCACAGTGGACACCGTCGGCCAGTACGTGCAAAGGGGCACGCGATGA
- a CDS encoding LacI family DNA-binding transcriptional regulator, translating to MARPTMEDVAAKAGVSRALVSLVMRNAPNVSDERRTRVLCAAHALGYEPHAMARSLASRTSTVLGVMVSDLRNAFFADVVEGLDAAAEAAGFHLILNTGGRSPARERAALKSLLSFRPAGVILLSPVVPASAIEEAAAQGPVVLVSRTSRAAGVDTVNDDGEAGSALAVDHLVSLGHRRIAHLDGGGAAGAAARRRGYQQAMRRHGLPPIVVRSEHTDTAGEKAVHELLGDPPRGGMPTALVAGNDFNAVGAISALEEAGLRVPEDVSVVGYDNTSLAALRHLSLTTVDQPRTEMGRLAVEALLERVRGERAEPVRHLLHPSLVVRSTTAAPER from the coding sequence ATGGCGCGACCGACGATGGAGGACGTCGCCGCGAAGGCGGGGGTGTCCCGTGCGCTCGTGTCGCTGGTGATGCGGAACGCGCCGAACGTCTCCGACGAACGGCGCACGCGCGTGCTGTGCGCGGCGCACGCGCTGGGTTACGAACCGCACGCGATGGCCAGGTCGCTGGCGAGCCGGACGTCGACCGTCCTCGGCGTGATGGTCTCCGACCTTCGCAACGCCTTCTTCGCCGACGTCGTCGAGGGGCTGGACGCGGCGGCCGAAGCGGCCGGGTTCCACCTGATCCTCAACACCGGTGGCCGCAGTCCCGCGCGCGAGCGTGCCGCGCTGAAGAGCCTGCTGTCCTTCCGGCCCGCCGGGGTGATCCTGCTGTCGCCGGTGGTCCCCGCGTCGGCGATCGAGGAAGCGGCCGCCCAAGGTCCCGTCGTCTTGGTCTCGCGCACTTCGCGCGCCGCGGGCGTGGACACGGTGAACGACGACGGCGAGGCCGGTTCCGCGCTCGCCGTCGATCACCTGGTTTCGTTGGGGCACCGGAGGATCGCGCATCTGGACGGCGGGGGTGCGGCCGGTGCGGCCGCGCGGCGCCGGGGCTACCAGCAGGCCATGCGGCGGCACGGGCTGCCCCCGATCGTGGTGCGCAGCGAGCACACGGACACCGCCGGGGAGAAGGCCGTGCACGAACTGCTCGGCGACCCTCCGCGAGGAGGGATGCCGACGGCGCTGGTGGCGGGCAACGACTTCAACGCCGTCGGCGCGATCTCCGCGCTCGAAGAGGCGGGCCTGCGTGTGCCGGAGGACGTTTCGGTGGTCGGCTACGACAACACCTCGCTCGCCGCGCTGCGCCATCTCTCACTGACCACTGTGGACCAGCCGCGCACGGAAATGGGCAGGCTGGCCGTCGAAGCACTGCTCGAACGGGTCCGGGGCGAACGCGCCGAACCGGTCCGCCATCTGCTGCACCCGTCGCTGGTGGTCCGTTCGACCACCGCCGCTCCAGAAAGGTAA